GGCATTTTTGAGAATATCCACCACTCGATCGATATTCTGCAAAGCTAATAATAAACCCTCCACTAGGTGTAAGCGATCGCTGGCCTGTTGCAACTCATCGCCATACTGACGGGTGAGAGTTGTTTCTCGAAAGCGCAAGAATTCCTGTAAAACTTGTTTTAAAGATAACTGCCGGGGTTGATTATCGACCAAAGCGAGGATAATCGCCCCGAAATTAGTCTGTAGGGCCGTTTGTTGGTATAAAGCCGCCAAAACCTGCTGCGGTTGACTTTCCCGCTTTAATTCAATCACCACCCGAATGCCTTCGCGATTGCTTTCATCGCGGATATCGGCAATTCCCTCCAATTTCCCTAAATTAACTAATTCGGCGATTTTTTCAATCCATGCCGCCTTATTCACCTGAAAAGGCAACTCAGTAACCACAATTGCCGTCCTTTCCCTTCGGCGCTTGCCCTCAATGATAATTGTTTCAGTTTTCGCCACTCCGCGCACGGGAATAATCCCCCTACCAGTGCGATAAGCCTCGCGAATGCCGGTATCATCTAAAATCTCGCCTCCCGTGGGAAAATCGGGACCGGGGATAATTTCTACTAACTTTTCCTCGCTTAAATCGGGATTATCAATCAAAGCGATTAAACCTTCCACCACTTCCCCTAAATTATGGGGAGGAATATTAGTCGCCATCCCCACCGCAATACCTGAACAACCATTAAGAATCAGTATCGGTAACTGAGCGGGTAAAACAACGGGTTCCTGTTGAGAATTATCAAAATTACTGCTAAAATTAACGATCGCTTCGCTAATTCCCCCTAAAACCGCCTGATCACCGATACCGGCCAAACGGGTTTCTGTGTAACGCATGGCCGCCGGGGGGTCGTTATCGATCGAACCAAAGTTACCATGGCCCGATAAAAGTGGGTAACGACTGGAAAAATCCTGTACCATACGAACCAGTGCTTCGTACACTGACTGATCGCCGTGGGGATGATATTTACCCAAGACATCCCCCACCACCCGCGCACATTTGCGAAAAGGGCGATCGGGAGTTAAACCCAGTTCGTGCATAGCGTATAATATGCGACGATGGACTGGTTTTAAGCCATCCCGTACATCCGGCAAGGCTCGCCCCACGATCACACTCATGGCATATTCTAGATAGGAGCGTTCCATCTCTTGGTGTAAGGCCGTGGGTATAATTTGACCACTAGCTAAGAAATCCAGTTGTTTGGCCATGAGTCTCTCGTTTTCAATCTGTCTAGCTGTGAATCATAAGGCATTTTGCCCTTTTTAACCTTGTTTATCCCTGAGCTTCCCTATGACGACTGTTTTGATTGTAGAAGACGACCCGATTAATTTTCGCGTTTTTGCCAAAATTTTGACCAAACGAGGTGGTCTAGAGGTCAAAGGGACCGAAGATGTGGAAGAAGTGCTTCGTATTGCTCGGGATAAGGAAGCGGACGTGATCTTAATGGATGTCTCCCTCTCCCATAGTGTCTATGAAGGGAAAGCGGTGGATGGCATTAAAATCAGCCAAATACTCAAATCTAACCCCGAAACCGCCGATTTACCCGTTATTCTCATCACTGCTCACGCTATGGAAGGCGATCGAGAGAATTTTCTCAAGCAGAGTCGGGCCGATGGTTATATTTCTAAACCGGTGATTGATCACCAAGCTTTTGTTAATCAAATTTTAGCGATCGTCAAGCGGAAGCCGGTCTAAACTTTGAGTCTTCTTTTGTTAGTATATCAGTATTTATCTAGGGCTGGCTGAATAAATCTAAAAACCTTGTTGGGTAAGACTTTTAGACCTTTTGTCAATCAAAAAGTACCAGCGACGGGAGTGATTGGGGGGAAAATTCAGGGACTTTTTCCCTAAAAATTAGGTAATTGACCCCCTCAAAATCTGTAAAACCCTACACCCTACACCCTACACCCTGCCCCCACGAGAAACTTTTTGCCGCAAACCCTACTTAATCCTCCACTCTGCCATAGATAGCGTAGGCTCGCTCGATGGACCAGGCCCACATCTGATCCCCTAGGGAAAAATGCCACCATTCCCCCTTATGTCGGCTAAATCCCGCCTCCTCCATCACTTTAGCTAATAAAACTCGTTTTTGATGATAACCCTGTTCTTGCGGGCTTTTTGCGGCGATATAATGATCGGGATGCGATCGCTCACTGATCTCATCGATTTCTCCCCCCATGTCGATGGTTTGTCCCTTCTCATCCACTAGGGTAATATCGATCGCCGCTCCGGTACTATGGGGAGGCGGGGTGGCGGCATTATCGCTGGGAATTGCCCAAATAGTGTAAACTTCTGTTAAAATCGCTTTACTTTCTGCCTCCGATAGTTTCTCTTTGGCTAATCCTCTTGTGTCTAGGAGGGTCTGAAAAGTATAATCGACCATAAATTGTTGCACTTCGATCGGTCGATAGGCATCAAAAATCAAAATTTGCCAACCGGGTTGATAGACTTGCAGAAGGTTTTGAGCGTCAATCAGAGCATTTAACACCCCTTGTCGCAAAAAATAGGGAGATTTACCCCGATAATTAGCCCCTAATTTCTCGTAAGCATGGGGAGAAGGGATAACAAACTTATCTGCGGGTATAGGTACTAGGGGTTGCCCACATTCACGAATAGGAATTTTTTGGTAGGGTTTCATCTCGTCGTCAGAAAACAGGGATTTTGGCACTCTTTTCCCCACATTGGCCGAAAATTTTTTGATTGATGCAAGAGAGCTAGTTTTTATGGGCGAGAATTGCTAGGAGGTTCTCAATTCAACTGGTGAGAAATGGGGGTTGTTCAGCTTGGCTGTCAGTTAACGATTTTTAAAAGCTTTGATCGCTGCCGGTAAAGTATAGTAAATTCTCTCCTGGCCAATTTTATCTAACAAGCGAGAACGTTGCAATTGTAAGTACAGATCGTGTTTAACCCTAGCGAGAGCGAAAACTATACCCTGTCTTGATAATTCTGCCGCTAATTCCTCGAGAATCTCCACGGCTGTACTATCCAACTCCCCGAGTGCCTCTGTATTCAAGACAAACCATTCTACCGGTTTTGTCTCCCGGGCAATGGCGCTGAGGGCGCGACGTTTAAAGTCGGCCGCATTAGCAAAAAATAAGGGGGCATCGTAACGATAGATAACTAACCCTGGTATTGTTTGCGCTTCCGGCCAATCCTGGAGCGCGTGTAAACCCATCACCCCCGGAACCGTACCCAAGACGGCATCATCGGGTCGGGTAATGCGGGCCAATAAATCGATAACCGAGAGACCGATGGCGATGGCAACCCCGCTTAAAATCCCCGTGGTTAGCACCCCCACCATGGTCAGGACAGCGAGATTAAACTCACTATTGCGAAAGCGTTTGAGTCGTTTAGCGCCGGCAATATCCACCAGTTTACAGGCCGCATAAATCACCAGCGCACCCAGGGCGGCCTTGGGAAAGAGTACCAGTAGCGGACCGAGCAGGAAAATGACCGCCACCACCACCACTGCCACCACCAGGGAGTAAAGCTGACTTTTACTACCCACCGAATCGCCCACCGCGGTGCGACTGGCGCTGCTGCTGATGGGAAATCCCTGACAAAAACCCGCCGCCAGATTCCCCAGTCCCAGGGCTAAAATTTCTTGATTGGCATCGATTTCTTGGTTATGACGTGCGGCGAAGGCTCTAGCGGTTAAGACGTTATCGGAATAGCCGACCAGGGCAATGCCGACGGCCGCGGTTACTAGGGGTAGTAATTGGGAAAAATCTAGGGTTGGTAAGCCAAAATTAGGCAAAGTCTTGCTAATTTTCCCCACTACTGCCACCCCCTCTCCATCAAGATGGAGGGTGGCGACGGCGAGGGTTCCCAGTAAAACCGCCAGCAAGGGACCCGGTGCTTTGGGAAAATATTTTTGGATGACAAATAGAAATAGTAGCAGCAATAGAGCGAGGCTAAGGGTTGGCCAGTGCCATTGGTTTATTCCCCGCAAAAAAGCGAAAATTTCTTTAAAAACCGTATTTTCACGGATTGACAAACCACTAATTTTACCCAGTTGTCCCGCAATCATGATCACCGCCACTCCCGCCATATAACCGATCAGGATCGGTTTGGAGAGTAAATTAGCTAGAAATCCCAAGCGGGCGATATAAGCTATAAAACAGATTAAACCGACCATTAGGGCTAAAAAAGCCGCTAAACTGCCGTAATTTTCCCCTTGACGGCTTACCATCGGTGCGATCGCTGCCGCTGTCATCACTGCCGTGGTCGATTCCGGTCCGAGGGATAGTTGCGATGAGGAGCCGAAAAGGGCATAAACTAGGGCCGCCGGCACGAGAGTCCACAATCCCACCACGGGATCGACCCCGGCCAGGTCGCCGTAGGCCATACACTGGGGAATAGCGTAGGCTGCCACGGTGACACCGGCGAGGATATCTTTGCCCAGCCACTGCCATTGATAGGAGCGCAGGTTTTTTAGCCCGGGTAAATCAGGAAAATCGACTCGTCGGGAGTTTTTACTCATATTTTCTCTGTCAACGGCGACTTAACCTAATTTTAACGGAAGAATTAGCTAGGGTCTGCTGAAAAAGTTTGTTGGTGGGGGCAGGGTGTGGGGTGTGGGCTTCGGCCGTGAGCTCAGCCGAACGGGTGTGGGGTGTAGGGTTTTACCGATTTTGAGGTAGTCAGTTACCTAATTTTCAGGGAAAAAGTCCCAGAATTTTACCCCCGATCACTCCAATGGTCAGCACTTTTTGAGGGGAAAAAAGTCTAAAAGCCTTATCCAACAAGGTTTTTAGATTTATTCAGCCAGCCCTGGCTAGGAAAAGCCATTAGGTTGAGATATTTTCTGTCAGCAGGATATTTATACCATGTTAACCGCAATTTTAGTTAAATTGGCTAAATATACTCGGAAATATCCTCTTGACAATCATCAGCCAAGTATGATAAGGCGCGGAAACGTAAACCGACTAATTGTTCGTAGAGAGGATTTAACTTGCACAGGGGCGGAATATGAACTAATTTATG
This Microcystis wesenbergii NRERC-220 DNA region includes the following protein-coding sequences:
- a CDS encoding M15 family metallopeptidase — its product is MKPYQKIPIRECGQPLVPIPADKFVIPSPHAYEKLGANYRGKSPYFLRQGVLNALIDAQNLLQVYQPGWQILIFDAYRPIEVQQFMVDYTFQTLLDTRGLAKEKLSEAESKAILTEVYTIWAIPSDNAATPPPHSTGAAIDITLVDEKGQTIDMGGEIDEISERSHPDHYIAAKSPQEQGYHQKRVLLAKVMEEAGFSRHKGEWWHFSLGDQMWAWSIERAYAIYGRVED
- a CDS encoding response regulator, giving the protein MTTVLIVEDDPINFRVFAKILTKRGGLEVKGTEDVEEVLRIARDKEADVILMDVSLSHSVYEGKAVDGIKISQILKSNPETADLPVILITAHAMEGDRENFLKQSRADGYISKPVIDHQAFVNQILAIVKRKPV
- a CDS encoding SulP family inorganic anion transporter, with the protein product MSKNSRRVDFPDLPGLKNLRSYQWQWLGKDILAGVTVAAYAIPQCMAYGDLAGVDPVVGLWTLVPAALVYALFGSSSQLSLGPESTTAVMTAAAIAPMVSRQGENYGSLAAFLALMVGLICFIAYIARLGFLANLLSKPILIGYMAGVAVIMIAGQLGKISGLSIRENTVFKEIFAFLRGINQWHWPTLSLALLLLLFLFVIQKYFPKAPGPLLAVLLGTLAVATLHLDGEGVAVVGKISKTLPNFGLPTLDFSQLLPLVTAAVGIALVGYSDNVLTARAFAARHNQEIDANQEILALGLGNLAAGFCQGFPISSSASRTAVGDSVGSKSQLYSLVVAVVVVAVIFLLGPLLVLFPKAALGALVIYAACKLVDIAGAKRLKRFRNSEFNLAVLTMVGVLTTGILSGVAIAIGLSVIDLLARITRPDDAVLGTVPGVMGLHALQDWPEAQTIPGLVIYRYDAPLFFANAADFKRRALSAIARETKPVEWFVLNTEALGELDSTAVEILEELAAELSRQGIVFALARVKHDLYLQLQRSRLLDKIGQERIYYTLPAAIKAFKNR